From a single Acidobacteriota bacterium genomic region:
- a CDS encoding S8 family serine peptidase, with translation MLIWVPAEAQSRNDKNKPAKAVAGQVNKPVKVRHAKMDQTLSDRADSVGESDIIVVCKPGKNCLANIKMAGGKGGRRLGILNGQAGRMPNALLKRLANDPDVAGLWDDRKTNATLARTVAAIGAKNVHAQYGYTGAGVGVAVIDSGITPWHDDLTVANRQGQRVTAFVDFVNGQTAKYDDWGHGTHVAGIIAGNGFDSNGAREAVAPKANIISLKALDGEGKGRISYIIAALDWAIANRTQYNIRVINMSLGAGVFESYHTDPLTQAAKRAVDAGIVVVAAAGNMGKAANGQPQYGAIGAPGNAPWVLTVGASSTMGTIDRRDDTIAAYSSRGPTMIDFAAKPDLVAPGSGTVSLSERNSLFYNTKSAYLVAGKRSGLTYLPYLTLSGTSMAAPVVSGTVALMIQANPALTPNMVKAILQFTSQAHNDYNYLTQGAGFLNTLGAVRLSRYFAVGVKGDRYPNMKAWSKHIFWGNRRVTGGVLTPGGTAWGQNIVWGDALTPVGQNIVWGENCDTAGCDNIVWGNNIVWGASDDNDNIVWGNTDGDNIVWGNSDSDNIVWGNGSDDNIVWGNGADDNIVWGNDCAGADCDNIVWGNTDDDNIVWGNAEGIDNIVWGNSAADNIVWGNSGDENISWGSSAGDGETFGDDTAELDTFDPLVFEDLFGGEFELMTAPVVEPQPALETTPVVEPQPAIEPEPITEPVATTDAPTVTEPPTTGLFVIEGGL, from the coding sequence ATGTTGATCTGGGTGCCTGCTGAGGCCCAGAGCCGCAACGACAAGAACAAGCCCGCCAAAGCGGTCGCCGGTCAGGTCAACAAACCGGTCAAGGTCCGCCATGCCAAGATGGACCAGACGTTGAGCGACCGCGCCGACAGCGTTGGCGAGTCAGACATTATCGTCGTGTGCAAGCCCGGCAAGAATTGCCTGGCCAACATCAAGATGGCCGGCGGCAAGGGCGGCCGGCGATTGGGCATCCTCAACGGTCAGGCGGGCCGGATGCCGAATGCGCTGTTGAAGCGCCTCGCCAACGACCCGGATGTGGCTGGCCTGTGGGACGACCGCAAGACCAACGCCACCCTCGCCCGCACGGTCGCGGCCATCGGCGCCAAGAACGTGCACGCCCAGTATGGGTACACCGGCGCCGGCGTCGGCGTCGCGGTGATCGACTCGGGGATCACGCCGTGGCACGACGACCTGACCGTGGCCAACCGCCAGGGCCAGCGCGTCACCGCGTTTGTGGACTTCGTGAACGGCCAGACCGCGAAGTATGACGATTGGGGCCACGGCACGCATGTCGCGGGCATCATCGCCGGCAACGGCTTCGACTCGAACGGCGCGCGCGAGGCGGTCGCGCCCAAGGCGAACATCATCTCGCTCAAGGCGCTCGACGGCGAGGGCAAGGGCCGGATCAGCTACATCATTGCCGCGCTCGACTGGGCCATCGCCAACCGGACGCAGTACAACATCCGCGTGATCAATATGTCGCTCGGCGCCGGCGTGTTCGAGAGCTACCACACCGACCCGCTGACGCAGGCCGCCAAGCGCGCGGTGGACGCCGGCATCGTGGTCGTCGCCGCCGCCGGCAACATGGGCAAGGCCGCCAACGGCCAGCCGCAATACGGCGCCATCGGCGCGCCGGGCAACGCGCCTTGGGTGCTGACGGTCGGCGCCTCGAGCACGATGGGCACCATCGATCGTCGCGACGACACCATCGCGGCCTACAGCTCGCGCGGGCCGACGATGATTGACTTCGCGGCCAAGCCCGACCTGGTCGCGCCCGGCAGCGGCACGGTGTCGCTGAGCGAACGTAACAGCCTCTTCTACAACACCAAGTCGGCGTACCTGGTGGCCGGCAAGCGCAGCGGTCTCACCTACCTGCCCTACCTGACGTTGAGCGGCACCAGCATGGCGGCGCCGGTCGTGTCGGGCACGGTGGCGCTGATGATTCAGGCTAACCCGGCGCTCACGCCCAACATGGTGAAGGCCATCCTGCAGTTCACCTCGCAGGCTCACAACGACTACAACTACCTGACGCAGGGCGCCGGCTTCCTCAACACCCTGGGTGCGGTGCGCCTGTCGCGCTACTTCGCGGTCGGCGTCAAGGGCGACCGGTACCCGAACATGAAGGCGTGGAGCAAGCACATCTTCTGGGGCAACCGCCGCGTGACCGGTGGCGTGCTGACGCCTGGCGGCACCGCCTGGGGCCAGAACATTGTCTGGGGCGACGCCTTGACGCCGGTCGGCCAGAACATCGTCTGGGGCGAGAACTGCGACACCGCCGGCTGCGACAACATCGTCTGGGGCAACAACATCGTCTGGGGCGCGTCCGACGACAACGACAACATCGTGTGGGGCAACACCGACGGCGACAACATTGTCTGGGGCAACAGCGATAGCGACAACATCGTCTGGGGCAACGGCAGTGACGACAACATCGTGTGGGGCAACGGCGCCGACGACAACATCGTGTGGGGCAACGACTGCGCCGGCGCCGACTGCGACAACATCGTGTGGGGCAACACCGACGACGACAACATCGTGTGGGGCAACGCCGAAGGCATCGACAACATCGTGTGGGGCAACAGCGCCGCCGACAACATCGTGTGGGGCAACAGCGGCGACGAAAACATCTCCTGGGGCAGCTCAGCGGGTGACGGCGAAACCTTCGGCGACGACACCGCCGAGCTCGACACCTTTGACCCGCTGGTGTTCGAAGACCTCTTTGGTGGCGAGTTCGAACTGATGACCGCGCCGGTAGTTGAACCGCAGCCGGCCCTTGAAACCACGCCGGTGGTTGAACCGCAGCCCGCCATCGAGCCCGAGCCGATCACCGAGCCGGTCGCGACGACGGATGCACCAACGGTCACGGAGCCGCCAACCACGGGCCTGTTCGTGATTGAAGGGGGGTTGTAA